The Temnothorax longispinosus isolate EJ_2023e chromosome 4, Tlon_JGU_v1, whole genome shotgun sequence genome has a window encoding:
- the Lin-52 gene encoding lin-52 protein isoform X6: MATDEAPDQPDLSCIEESLMSLEKLDRASPDLWPEQSVHEFVAQNSPQTEPCFWAAMSQEDISHVHQLGNMSMTGLISEVKRLHDLAYQLGLEEAKEMTRGKYLNIFKHK, from the exons ATGGCTACCGACGAAGCACCGGATCAACCCG ATTTGTCTTGCATAGAGGAGAGTCTCATGAGTCTAGAGAAATTGGATAGAGCGTCACCCGACCTATGGCCTGAGCAGA GTGTACATGAGTTCGTTGCTCAAAATTCACCGCAGACAGAACCATGTTTTTGGGCTGCGATGTCGCAGGAAGACATAAGCCATGTGCATC AACTGGGTAATATGTCAATGACCGGGCTTATCTCGGAAGTGAAAAGACTGCACGATTTAGCTTATCAGCTGGGTCTAGAGGAGGCTAAGGAAATGACACGCGGCAAATACTTGAAcatatttaaacataaataa
- the LOC139811603 gene encoding chymotrypsin-like protease CTRL-1 produces MCCLLLLLLLPIVTSELCEYPWYHYDTCQNNSLSCPSDQKCSFIEYCPAVVSLMDQNGLSAHRLRQAVCGYDRTRIKICCSVDSYTERPTYPDRSLDAYPTQPPSNFQCGKSIVRNNGDTLGSYPFVARIGFINTLTGEIKYSCNGVIVNERIILTTATCALAKSDRYKLCSVLIGEYNTESNPDCNNLFCGHNTSSHDISYVVKHPGYNAASYSNNIALLRLKKAIDFTATAQPICFIPEDRYVSLGSTCTVVGWGKLSGQKAQPLTQQSLQLELVPKQQCSDYLSQALSVELCAKGNCEPCSGYSGSPLLYKYADTYFLVGILSFGSSCDSSIIFPSAFVNVQRYTRWILENS; encoded by the exons atgtgctGCCTATTGCTACTACTTTTACTGCCGATCGTAACTTCGGAGCTGTGCGAGTACCCTTGGTATCATTACGATACGTGCCAGAATAATTCTCTTTCTTGTCCCAGTGATCAGAAGTGTTCGTTCATCGAGTACTGCCCGGCGGTTGTATCCCTAATGGATCAAAACGGACTTTCCGCTCACAG ATTGCGACAAGCCGTGTGCGGGTACGATCGAACACGCATAAAAATTTGCTGCAGCGTCGACAGTTATACCGAACGGCCGACGTATCCAGACAGAAGCCTGGATGCATATCCAACGCAACCACCTTCAAACTTTCAGTGCGGAAAGAGTATCGTTCGAAACAACGGAGACACTTTAGGATCGTATCCTTTTGTCGCAAGAATCGGTTTTATAA ATACATTAACGGGTGAGATTAAATACTCGTGCAATGGCGTGATTGTTAATGAGCGTATTATATTGACTACAGCTACATGCGCACTCGCGAAATCGGACAGATACAAATT ATGCTCTGTGCTTATTGGTGAATATAATACAGAGTCGAATCCAGATTGCAATAATTTGTTTTGCGGGCACAATACCAGTAGCCACGACATATCGTATGTAGTTAAACATCCGGGCTACAACGCCGCAAGTTATTCGAACAATATCGCCTTACTTCGCTTGAAGAAGGCTATCGATTTTACAG CCACAGCTCAACCAATCTGCTTTATACCGGAAGACAGATACGTCAGCTTAGGAAGTACATGCACTGTTGTCGGCTGGGGAAAATTGTCAGGTCAAAAag CGCAACCACTGACGCAACAGTCATTACAACTAGAACTCGTACCTAAGCAGCAGTGCTCGGACTATTTAAGCCAAGCTCTATCTGTCGAATTATGCGCCAAAGGAAACTGTGAACCTTGTTCAGGTTACAGCGGTAGTCCTCTGTTATACAAATATGCGGACACATATTTCCTG gtTGGAATCCTATCATTTGGGTCTAGTTGTGACTCAAGCATCATTTTTCCATCTGCATTTGTAAATGTACAGAGATACACAAGGTGGATCTTAGAGAATTCTTAA
- the Lin-52 gene encoding lin-52 protein isoform X1: MATDEAPDQPVDSCFIDLSCIEESLMSLEKLDRASPDLWPEQTSNEVPGVHEFVAQNSPQTEPCFWAAMSQEDISHVHQLGNMSMTGLISEVKRLHDLAYQLGLEEAKEMTRGKYLNIFKHK, encoded by the exons ATGGCTACCGACGAAGCACCGGATCAACCCG TTGATTCTTGTTTCATAGATTTGTCTTGCATAGAGGAGAGTCTCATGAGTCTAGAGAAATTGGATAGAGCGTCACCCGACCTATGGCCTGAGCAGA CGAGCAATGAAGTTCCAGGTGTACATGAGTTCGTTGCTCAAAATTCACCGCAGACAGAACCATGTTTTTGGGCTGCGATGTCGCAGGAAGACATAAGCCATGTGCATC AACTGGGTAATATGTCAATGACCGGGCTTATCTCGGAAGTGAAAAGACTGCACGATTTAGCTTATCAGCTGGGTCTAGAGGAGGCTAAGGAAATGACACGCGGCAAATACTTGAAcatatttaaacataaataa
- the Lin-52 gene encoding lin-52 protein isoform X2, producing MATDEAPDQPVDSCFIDLSCIEESLMSLEKLDRASPDLWPEQIPGVHEFVAQNSPQTEPCFWAAMSQEDISHVHQLGNMSMTGLISEVKRLHDLAYQLGLEEAKEMTRGKYLNIFKHK from the exons ATGGCTACCGACGAAGCACCGGATCAACCCG TTGATTCTTGTTTCATAGATTTGTCTTGCATAGAGGAGAGTCTCATGAGTCTAGAGAAATTGGATAGAGCGTCACCCGACCTATGGCCTGAGCAGA TTCCAGGTGTACATGAGTTCGTTGCTCAAAATTCACCGCAGACAGAACCATGTTTTTGGGCTGCGATGTCGCAGGAAGACATAAGCCATGTGCATC AACTGGGTAATATGTCAATGACCGGGCTTATCTCGGAAGTGAAAAGACTGCACGATTTAGCTTATCAGCTGGGTCTAGAGGAGGCTAAGGAAATGACACGCGGCAAATACTTGAAcatatttaaacataaataa
- the Lin-52 gene encoding lin-52 protein isoform X5, with amino-acid sequence MATDEAPDQPDLSCIEESLMSLEKLDRASPDLWPEQIPGVHEFVAQNSPQTEPCFWAAMSQEDISHVHQLGNMSMTGLISEVKRLHDLAYQLGLEEAKEMTRGKYLNIFKHK; translated from the exons ATGGCTACCGACGAAGCACCGGATCAACCCG ATTTGTCTTGCATAGAGGAGAGTCTCATGAGTCTAGAGAAATTGGATAGAGCGTCACCCGACCTATGGCCTGAGCAGA TTCCAGGTGTACATGAGTTCGTTGCTCAAAATTCACCGCAGACAGAACCATGTTTTTGGGCTGCGATGTCGCAGGAAGACATAAGCCATGTGCATC AACTGGGTAATATGTCAATGACCGGGCTTATCTCGGAAGTGAAAAGACTGCACGATTTAGCTTATCAGCTGGGTCTAGAGGAGGCTAAGGAAATGACACGCGGCAAATACTTGAAcatatttaaacataaataa
- the Lin-52 gene encoding lin-52 protein isoform X4, which yields MATDEAPDQPVDSCFIDLSCIEESLMSLEKLDRASPDLWPEQSVHEFVAQNSPQTEPCFWAAMSQEDISHVHQLGNMSMTGLISEVKRLHDLAYQLGLEEAKEMTRGKYLNIFKHK from the exons ATGGCTACCGACGAAGCACCGGATCAACCCG TTGATTCTTGTTTCATAGATTTGTCTTGCATAGAGGAGAGTCTCATGAGTCTAGAGAAATTGGATAGAGCGTCACCCGACCTATGGCCTGAGCAGA GTGTACATGAGTTCGTTGCTCAAAATTCACCGCAGACAGAACCATGTTTTTGGGCTGCGATGTCGCAGGAAGACATAAGCCATGTGCATC AACTGGGTAATATGTCAATGACCGGGCTTATCTCGGAAGTGAAAAGACTGCACGATTTAGCTTATCAGCTGGGTCTAGAGGAGGCTAAGGAAATGACACGCGGCAAATACTTGAAcatatttaaacataaataa
- the Pet117 gene encoding cytochrome c oxidase assembly factor-like, with amino-acid sequence MSSASKVAFGLCCMSSVGIIGYVHYKQAYDRDQLHLGVIRDIERRERRKAENVYVLQQQAELEKELRRGEAIRENDT; translated from the exons ATGTCGAGCGCGTCTAAAGTCGCTTTCGGTCTATGTTGCATGTCGTCCGTCGGAATAATAGGCTACGTGCACTACAAGCAGGCCTACGACAG GGATCAGCTTCATCTGGGTGTGATACGCGACATCGAGCGACGGGAACGCCGTAAGGCAGAAAATGTCTACGTTCTGCAGCAGCAGGCCGAGCTAGAGAAGGAACTGCGTAGAGGGGAGGCAATACGTGAGAACGATACGTAA
- the Lin-52 gene encoding lin-52 protein isoform X3, producing the protein MATDEAPDQPDLSCIEESLMSLEKLDRASPDLWPEQTSNEVPGVHEFVAQNSPQTEPCFWAAMSQEDISHVHQLGNMSMTGLISEVKRLHDLAYQLGLEEAKEMTRGKYLNIFKHK; encoded by the exons ATGGCTACCGACGAAGCACCGGATCAACCCG ATTTGTCTTGCATAGAGGAGAGTCTCATGAGTCTAGAGAAATTGGATAGAGCGTCACCCGACCTATGGCCTGAGCAGA CGAGCAATGAAGTTCCAGGTGTACATGAGTTCGTTGCTCAAAATTCACCGCAGACAGAACCATGTTTTTGGGCTGCGATGTCGCAGGAAGACATAAGCCATGTGCATC AACTGGGTAATATGTCAATGACCGGGCTTATCTCGGAAGTGAAAAGACTGCACGATTTAGCTTATCAGCTGGGTCTAGAGGAGGCTAAGGAAATGACACGCGGCAAATACTTGAAcatatttaaacataaataa